One window of the Chanodichthys erythropterus isolate Z2021 chromosome 2, ASM2448905v1, whole genome shotgun sequence genome contains the following:
- the ppox gene encoding protoporphyrinogen oxidase isoform X2: MTGRCLSTDHEGCDLQVSELGLESELLPITKDHVASKNRFLYVKGQLHKMPSGPGGALRTIPPFSRPIIQSVLKEILISKGKEEDESVHAFVSRRLGSELADIAIDSLCRGVFAGDSRQLSARSCFPPLYEAERSRGSIVLGMLIGSGGGPKVVPSDLAKRASKESWTLWSLKRGMQTLPEALEDKLRMRERVEIHHHAKVKSLNMDGGSWEIKLHDGASLKADHVISTMPASALASVLPPAAHPLSEQLRSIASVTVAVVNLEYEGFILPVTGFGHLVPSSEDPSLLGVVYDSVPFPQHNQSGKPTTRLTVMMGGAWFEQAFGSPDSVTKQTLLDRATQAVTSHLGVTSQPVWSFVALLKNCIPQYHLGHWKRLEKMRQYISNHNLPLTLAGASYDGVSVNDVIFRGQAAAEGLVGKV, from the exons ATGACGGGGCGGTGTTTGAGCACGGACCACGAGGGGTGCGACCTACAG GTCTCTGAGTTGGGTCTTGAGTCTGAACTCCTGCCAATTACGAAGGATCATGTGGCGTCTAAGAACCGCTTCTTGTATGTGAAGGGACAGCTGCACAAGATGCCATCAGGACCTGG TGGGGCTCTCCGCACAATCCCTCCTTTCTCTCGTCCCATAATTCAGAGCGTTCTGAAGGAGATACTGATAAGTAAAGGGAAAGAGGAGGACGAATCCGTGCATGCGTTTGTGTCCAGACGACTGGGTTCTGAG TTGGCCGATATAGCCATAGACAGCCTGTGTAGAGGAGTTTTTGCTGGAGACAGCAGACAGTTGAGTGCACGGTCCTGCTTTCCACCTCTTTATGAAGCAGAGCGGTCTCGGGGCTCCATCGTGCTGGGCATGCTGATTGGTTCAG GAGGTGGTCCTAAAGTAGTCCCTTCAGACTTGGCAAAGAGAGCATCTAAAGAGTCCTGGACTCTGTGGTCTCTAAAGAGAGGCATGCAGACACTTCCAGAAGCCTTGGAGGACAAGCTGAGGATGCGAGAGCGAGTGGAAATTCATCATCATGCCAAAGTAAAGAGTCTGAATATGGATGGGGGAAGCTGGGAG atcaAACTACATGATGGGGCTTCCTTGAAAGCTGATCATGTTATTTCTACCATGCCTGCATCAG CTTTGGCATCTGTGCTGCCCCCTGCTGCTCATCCCCTATCGGAACAGCTGCGATCCATCGCTTCAGTAACTGTTGCTGTGGTGAATTTGGAATATGAAGGCTTCATCCTTCCTGTTACT GGCTTTGGACATTTGGTGCCTTCTTCAGAAGATCCAAGTCTGTTAGGGGTGGTGTACGACTCTGTTCCCTTTCCACAACACAATCAGAGTGGAAAACCCACTACTAGGCTGACG GTGATGATGGGGGGAGCGTGGTTTGAGCAGGCATTTGGTAGTCCTGATTCCGTGACGAAGCAGACGCTGTTGGATCGAGCCACCCAGGCCGTGACCTCTCACCTTGGCGTAACCTCACAACCTGTGTGGAGTTTTGTTGCTTTACTCAAG AACTGCATTCCGCAGTATCATTTAGGACACTGGAAACGACTTG aaaagaTGAGGCAATACATCAGCAACCACAATCTGCCCCTTACACTGGCGGGAGCTTCCTACGATGGTGTCTCTGTCAATGATGTGATATTTAGAGGGCAAGCTGCAGCTGAGGGTCTTGTTGGAAAAGTATGA
- the ppox gene encoding protoporphyrinogen oxidase isoform X1, with protein sequence MQKIVAVLGGGIGGLSACHHLSKSPNVSKIVLLEESGRCGGWLSSTRRDDGAVFEHGPRGVRPTGAVGRNTLNMVSELGLESELLPITKDHVASKNRFLYVKGQLHKMPSGPGGALRTIPPFSRPIIQSVLKEILISKGKEEDESVHAFVSRRLGSELADIAIDSLCRGVFAGDSRQLSARSCFPPLYEAERSRGSIVLGMLIGSGGGPKVVPSDLAKRASKESWTLWSLKRGMQTLPEALEDKLRMRERVEIHHHAKVKSLNMDGGSWEIKLHDGASLKADHVISTMPASALASVLPPAAHPLSEQLRSIASVTVAVVNLEYEGFILPVTGFGHLVPSSEDPSLLGVVYDSVPFPQHNQSGKPTTRLTVMMGGAWFEQAFGSPDSVTKQTLLDRATQAVTSHLGVTSQPVWSFVALLKNCIPQYHLGHWKRLEKMRQYISNHNLPLTLAGASYDGVSVNDVIFRGQAAAEGLVGKV encoded by the exons ATGCAGAAGATTGTAGCAGTGCTTGGTGGGGGGATTGGGGGTCTGTCGGCCTGTCATCATCTTAGCAAGAGTCCTAATGTTTCCAAG ATCGTGCTGCTGGAGGAATCTGGGAGATGTGGGGGTTGGTTGAGCTCCACACGGAGGGATGACGGGGCGGTGTTTGAGCACGGACCACGAGGGGTGCGACCTACAGGTGCTGTCGGCCGGAACACTTTGAATATG GTCTCTGAGTTGGGTCTTGAGTCTGAACTCCTGCCAATTACGAAGGATCATGTGGCGTCTAAGAACCGCTTCTTGTATGTGAAGGGACAGCTGCACAAGATGCCATCAGGACCTGG TGGGGCTCTCCGCACAATCCCTCCTTTCTCTCGTCCCATAATTCAGAGCGTTCTGAAGGAGATACTGATAAGTAAAGGGAAAGAGGAGGACGAATCCGTGCATGCGTTTGTGTCCAGACGACTGGGTTCTGAG TTGGCCGATATAGCCATAGACAGCCTGTGTAGAGGAGTTTTTGCTGGAGACAGCAGACAGTTGAGTGCACGGTCCTGCTTTCCACCTCTTTATGAAGCAGAGCGGTCTCGGGGCTCCATCGTGCTGGGCATGCTGATTGGTTCAG GAGGTGGTCCTAAAGTAGTCCCTTCAGACTTGGCAAAGAGAGCATCTAAAGAGTCCTGGACTCTGTGGTCTCTAAAGAGAGGCATGCAGACACTTCCAGAAGCCTTGGAGGACAAGCTGAGGATGCGAGAGCGAGTGGAAATTCATCATCATGCCAAAGTAAAGAGTCTGAATATGGATGGGGGAAGCTGGGAG atcaAACTACATGATGGGGCTTCCTTGAAAGCTGATCATGTTATTTCTACCATGCCTGCATCAG CTTTGGCATCTGTGCTGCCCCCTGCTGCTCATCCCCTATCGGAACAGCTGCGATCCATCGCTTCAGTAACTGTTGCTGTGGTGAATTTGGAATATGAAGGCTTCATCCTTCCTGTTACT GGCTTTGGACATTTGGTGCCTTCTTCAGAAGATCCAAGTCTGTTAGGGGTGGTGTACGACTCTGTTCCCTTTCCACAACACAATCAGAGTGGAAAACCCACTACTAGGCTGACG GTGATGATGGGGGGAGCGTGGTTTGAGCAGGCATTTGGTAGTCCTGATTCCGTGACGAAGCAGACGCTGTTGGATCGAGCCACCCAGGCCGTGACCTCTCACCTTGGCGTAACCTCACAACCTGTGTGGAGTTTTGTTGCTTTACTCAAG AACTGCATTCCGCAGTATCATTTAGGACACTGGAAACGACTTG aaaagaTGAGGCAATACATCAGCAACCACAATCTGCCCCTTACACTGGCGGGAGCTTCCTACGATGGTGTCTCTGTCAATGATGTGATATTTAGAGGGCAAGCTGCAGCTGAGGGTCTTGTTGGAAAAGTATGA